A single genomic interval of uncultured Desulfobacter sp. harbors:
- a CDS encoding XrtA system polysaccharide deacetylase, producing the protein MAKKPAILLTIDVEDWFQVENFKSCIDFSTWNSFELRVEKNTHLILDLLDAFSFKPKATFFILGWIAEKLPTLVKQIRDRGHEVGSHGANHHLCTTLDRNRLAQDLLTSKNRIEDITGHAVYGYRAPSFAINDQVIEMIKQAGYLYDSSYNSFSAHGRYGSINLSNAVKNGGSYQLDNHFFELPVSNLRLLKKTIPLGGGGYFRLYPTYFFKQGIKNILKKDNAFIFYAHPWEFDPNQPRVHQASRGFKFRHYINLNKTESKLKRIINSFSSCEFVTCRRYLDVIKG; encoded by the coding sequence TTGGCAAAAAAACCCGCAATACTTCTGACAATTGATGTAGAAGACTGGTTCCAGGTTGAAAATTTTAAGTCGTGTATTGACTTTTCAACCTGGAATTCTTTTGAACTCCGGGTGGAAAAGAATACCCATCTGATCCTGGATCTGCTGGATGCCTTTTCTTTTAAACCTAAAGCCACCTTTTTTATTCTTGGCTGGATTGCAGAAAAGCTGCCTACTTTGGTCAAGCAGATCAGGGACCGCGGCCATGAAGTTGGCTCCCACGGAGCCAACCACCATCTGTGCACAACTCTGGATAGAAATCGGCTGGCTCAGGATCTTTTGACCAGCAAAAACCGAATAGAAGATATAACAGGCCATGCCGTTTATGGATATCGAGCCCCAAGCTTTGCCATTAACGATCAAGTTATAGAAATGATCAAACAGGCCGGCTACCTCTACGATTCCAGTTATAACTCTTTTTCAGCCCATGGCAGATACGGCAGTATAAATCTATCAAACGCGGTAAAAAACGGCGGAAGCTACCAACTGGACAACCATTTTTTTGAACTGCCGGTCAGCAACCTGCGCCTATTAAAAAAAACAATCCCTTTGGGCGGCGGCGGGTATTTCAGGTTGTACCCAACCTATTTTTTCAAGCAGGGAATAAAGAATATTCTGAAAAAAGACAACGCCTTTATTTTTTATGCCCATCCATGGGAATTTGATCCAAATCAGCCAAGAGTCCACCAGGCATCACGGGGATTCAAGTTCAGGCATTACATAAACCTGAACAAAACAGAGAGTAAGTTAAAACGGATAATCAACAGTTTCTCCAGCTGCGAGTTTGTTACGTGCCGGCGCTATCTTGATGTAATTAAAGGATAA
- a CDS encoding exosortase/archaeosortase family protein, protein MKSKQIIQILLVAAAFALLYWSTLRDLIGDWFNDPNFSHGFLIPFVAGYMVWYRQNHLRQIPCKSSISGIFIIILGVMVYMAGNLGAELFLMRTSMIITLAGIIAFSFGTAMLKAVAVPLCYLIMMIPIPAIIWNKIAFPLQLFAAGISSETISMIGIPVFREGNILHLANTSLEVVDACSGIRSLTSLLALTGAFAFLSHVSRWKKWVIFLSAIPIAVAVNVVRLTITGMLAAWVGPEAAHGFLHDMSGLIVFGMALILVYILFILLTKIGKKTRNTSDN, encoded by the coding sequence ATGAAATCAAAGCAGATTATCCAAATCCTTTTGGTTGCCGCCGCATTTGCCTTGCTGTACTGGTCGACGTTAAGGGACCTCATAGGGGATTGGTTTAATGATCCCAATTTTTCCCATGGCTTTCTTATTCCCTTTGTTGCCGGCTATATGGTCTGGTACCGCCAGAATCATCTGCGTCAGATTCCATGCAAATCATCAATATCAGGGATTTTCATCATTATTTTGGGTGTGATGGTATATATGGCGGGTAACCTTGGCGCAGAATTGTTTTTAATGCGAACCTCCATGATCATCACTCTGGCCGGCATCATAGCGTTCAGCTTTGGGACGGCCATGCTCAAAGCAGTTGCCGTGCCGCTGTGCTATCTGATCATGATGATTCCCATTCCAGCAATTATCTGGAACAAAATCGCTTTTCCCCTTCAGCTTTTTGCTGCCGGTATTTCCTCGGAAACCATCAGCATGATCGGCATCCCGGTGTTCAGAGAAGGCAATATCCTTCATCTGGCCAATACTTCCCTGGAAGTTGTGGACGCCTGTTCGGGAATTCGCTCATTAACCTCTCTGCTGGCCCTGACCGGAGCGTTTGCTTTTTTATCCCATGTCAGCCGGTGGAAAAAATGGGTGATATTTTTATCCGCCATTCCCATTGCCGTTGCCGTAAACGTTGTCCGGTTGACCATCACCGGCATGCTGGCGGCCTGGGTGGGCCCGGAAGCCGCCCATGGATTTCTTCATGACATGTCCGGCTTAATCGTCTTTGGCATGGCCCTTATTCTGGTTTATATTTTATTTATTTTATTGACGAAAATTGGCAAAAAAACCCGCAATACTTCTGACAATTGA
- a CDS encoding IS630 family transposase, producing the protein MRWCRGRKSLKSKRDEDEFREAQKEIEILKHEDDADVIDLHYFDESGFIGVPDVPYAWQDGDEQLLLPTGKTSRINVLGFLSRQNNFFPCVFDCPVTSDIVVACFDAFSLSIEKRTIVVLDNAPIHHSAIFKDQIEKWEERGLFLYFIPKYSPELNLIEILWKHIKYFWLSPSAYKGFNFLKAELDNILANVGKEFRISFS; encoded by the coding sequence CTGCGTTGGTGCCGGGGACGGAAATCTCTCAAAAGCAAGCGCGATGAGGATGAATTCAGGGAGGCGCAAAAAGAGATCGAAATTTTGAAACACGAAGATGATGCAGATGTCATTGATTTGCATTATTTTGATGAATCCGGCTTTATCGGGGTGCCTGATGTTCCATATGCCTGGCAGGATGGAGATGAGCAGCTTTTGCTTCCGACTGGAAAAACTTCAAGAATCAATGTATTGGGATTCTTGAGTAGACAGAATAACTTCTTTCCTTGTGTTTTTGATTGCCCGGTCACTTCAGATATTGTAGTGGCTTGCTTTGATGCTTTTTCACTTTCCATAGAAAAAAGAACCATCGTTGTTCTGGATAACGCTCCAATACATCATAGCGCCATTTTTAAGGATCAAATTGAAAAATGGGAAGAAAGAGGACTTTTTCTCTATTTTATCCCCAAATATTCACCAGAATTGAATTTGATTGAAATTTTATGGAAACATATCAAGTATTTTTGGTTATCGCCCTCAGCTTATAAAGGATTCAACTTTTTGAAGGCAGAATTGGACAATATATTGGCAAATGTCGGCAAGGAATTTAGGATCTCATTTTCTTAA
- a CDS encoding helix-turn-helix domain-containing protein, with protein sequence MGRTGRKFVSPIEPLALKWLSLIEFSDEESKRTKLRAQAIRLSNSRYSINQISQICLTTQETVSKWIDGWEKCQFDSLIDKPRPGRTPLIPVEKHDEIIDIVKKNPRQLKSAITEIEEKFGEKISVKTLKRIIKKNCVGAGDGNLSKASAMRMNSGRRKKRSKF encoded by the coding sequence ATGGGACGAACGGGTAGAAAATTTGTTTCTCCAATTGAGCCGTTGGCATTAAAATGGTTGTCACTTATTGAATTTTCGGATGAAGAATCAAAGCGTACTAAACTCAGAGCTCAAGCAATCCGATTGAGCAACTCGAGGTATAGTATCAATCAGATTTCACAAATATGTTTGACTACTCAGGAAACAGTTTCGAAGTGGATAGATGGATGGGAAAAATGTCAATTTGACTCTTTAATTGATAAACCACGTCCTGGAAGGACACCACTGATCCCAGTTGAGAAGCATGATGAAATCATTGATATTGTAAAGAAAAATCCAAGGCAACTTAAAAGTGCAATTACTGAAATAGAGGAAAAATTTGGTGAAAAAATTAGCGTAAAAACCCTGAAGCGGATTATAAAAAAAAACTGCGTTGGTGCCGGGGACGGAAATCTCTCAAAAGCAAGCGCGATGAGGATGAATTCAGGGAGGCGCAAAAAGAGATCGAAATTTTGA
- a CDS encoding exosortase C-terminal domain/associated protein EpsI: MSPKHTAIIVILLISAAGLTTLFSHSERIKPNRPFNQFPLEIGPWQGATSQMDEKVYNILGVEDYIMADFSKGPGQAVNLYVGFYQSQSKGDLIHSPKNCMPGAGWNIVQSSAIPIDLPKSGKTIKIARLLLAKGGQKQVVYYWFQSRGRIISSEYMQKIWLVLDSITKNRTDGSFVRLIAPVIKNEAKTEVLLTQFADAVYPVLNQFIPN; this comes from the coding sequence TTGTCACCAAAACATACTGCCATTATCGTGATCCTTCTTATTTCGGCTGCCGGTCTGACAACACTGTTTTCACACTCAGAGCGTATCAAACCGAACAGGCCCTTCAATCAATTTCCCCTTGAGATTGGCCCCTGGCAGGGTGCAACCAGTCAAATGGACGAAAAAGTGTACAATATTCTGGGTGTTGAAGACTATATTATGGCGGACTTCAGCAAAGGCCCAGGCCAGGCGGTGAATCTTTATGTGGGATTTTATCAGAGCCAGAGCAAAGGCGACCTGATTCACTCACCCAAAAACTGCATGCCTGGTGCAGGGTGGAATATCGTCCAAAGTTCCGCCATCCCCATTGACTTGCCCAAGAGCGGCAAAACAATAAAAATAGCACGACTTCTGCTGGCCAAAGGCGGACAAAAACAGGTGGTTTATTACTGGTTCCAGTCCCGGGGCCGGATTATCAGTTCAGAATATATGCAAAAAATTTGGCTGGTGCTTGATTCAATCACGAAAAACCGAACAGACGGCTCCTTTGTCCGCCTGATTGCACCGGTCATAAAAAATGAAGCAAAGACCGAGGTACTTTTAACCCAATTTGCAGATGCGGTTTACCCGGTTCTCAATCAATTTATTCCCAATTAA